A genomic segment from Necator americanus strain Aroian chromosome III, whole genome shotgun sequence encodes:
- a CDS encoding hypothetical protein (NECATOR_CHRIII.G11275.T1) produces the protein MWISSRPRTGIRVDGQPIELVDEFCYLGCMLKNNGSYERDVQQRCVKATSAFNSLTKCLWSTPITNESKLRVYLSAIRPIMMYGSETWAAPSTVMERLDCTERKLLRRLLGYF, from the coding sequence atgtggatctcttcgagacctcgaacgggaatcagggtggacggacaaccgatagaactcgtcgatgagttctgttacctgggctgtatgctgaagaacaacggcagctacgagagagatgttcagcaaagatgcgttaaggccacttctgcatttaactccttaacgaaatgtctgtggtcgacccccatcaccaacgaaagcaagctgcgagtctacctatccgcaattcgccccatcatgatgtacggatcggagacttgggcagcaccatcaacggttatggagaggcttgactgcacggaacgaaagctgcttagacggctacttggttACTTTtag
- a CDS encoding hypothetical protein (NECATOR_CHRIII.G11275.T3), with protein sequence MAKAFHTLQKGAVVQHTAKTHNLKGQLPEGSMESLATTIRFVTLNYRTLSSELQQAALSRLLRYLCVPFAALQETRMRDRTVISIENYTIYCGDADENKVGGCAIAVRNDYKNLVEEFGSTSSRCAFLRLRDRRGRNLWIVSAHAPTETAEDNSKDAFYDELNALMSKVPSQQVVIVGIDANAKMGLEQQSDVLGKWYYAADRTSDNGDRLVDLCEQTGLASTFKRNHRRHQLTWQGSTLLTPEEQRKREIRTLKLQLDYVLARNIPQSDIRKSRAVWDVAFDSDHRPVLLSFKIRFHKRNRGVPLQPKIDMAVRTRKKLSYADSFTKCIQDAARETLPVLLPRKKFAFASAKTKSTYNSVCVARSAGDFNQEKRLRRKLRRQLQQDSDNEWTSRAMEFEKAWEDRNPRKAYALLKQYSGKMKRCSHVLSTANGVAVGEATLPIWKEHFKTLLNRLAPSAPELEHVHKPTYAVNEEPPTESEVLVCIQKMKNGKSAAFDSPHRGRLLNALRADGVPGKFVRLLDDMNQRTTAAVRTPVGCTTPFEVVTGNSRPVSCRHCLSTIRVPLTNFEYAEDVVIFAKSSTKLQHVVNLVSKLAAAYGLLLRPDKCKQMWISSRPRTGIRVDGQPIELVDEFCYLGCMLKNNGSYERDVQQRCVKATSAFNSLTKCLWSTPITNESKLRVYLSAIRPIMMYGSETWAAPSTVMERLDCTERKLLRRLLGYF encoded by the exons ctgaaaggtcaactacctgaagggagcatggaatctttagcaacaaccattcgtttcgtcacgctgaactaccgaacactatcgagtgaactccaacaagccgctctatccagacttctgcgatatctctgtgtgccttttgctgcactgcaggaaacacgcatgagggatcggaccgtcatcagcatcgaaaattacaccatatactgcggcgatgctgatgagaacaaagtaggtggctgcgcgatagctgtgaggaacgattacaagaatctggtggaggaatttggctcaacgtcgtctagatgcgcctttctacgactgcgggatcgcagaggacgtaacctctggatcgtaagtgctcacgctcctacggaaaccgctgaggacaacagtaaggacgccttctatgatgaactcaatgcgttgatgtctaaagtaccaagccagcaggtggtcattgtcggaatcgacgcaaatgcgaagatgggactcgaacagcaatccgatgtgctaggaaaatggtactatgcagcggatcgcacgtcggacaacggtgaccgtctggtcgacttgtgcgaacagacgggcctcgcttccacgtttaagaggaatcatcgacgccatcagctcacgtggcaggggtcaacccttttaacgcctgaagagcagcgcaagcgggagataaggactcttaaacttcagctcgactacgttctggcgaggaacattcctcagtcagatatccgaaaatctagagctgtttgggacgtcgcgttcgactctgaccaccgtccagttcttctcagcttcaagatacggttccacaagagaaaccgaggtgttcctcttcaaccgaaaatcgacatggcag tacggaccaggaagaagcttagctatgcggattccttcacaaagtgcatccaggacgctgcaagagAGACGCTTCCGGTTCtgttgccgcggaagaagtttgcctttgcatctgcgaaaacaaaatccacgtacaattctgtatgtgtcgcgcgcagcgctggtgacttcaaccaggaaaagcgtctaagaaggaagctgcgtcgtcaactgcaacaagacagcgataacgagtggacgtcaagagcgatggagtttgagaaggcgtgggaggacaggaacccgcgcaaagcctacgctctactaaaacagtatagcggcaaaatgaaaagatgttcccatgtcctcagcactgctaatggggtagctgtcggtgaagcaacccttccaatttggaaggaacacttcaagaccttgctgaaccggctagcaccgtcagctcctgaactcgaacacgttcataaaccgaCATATGctgttaacgaggagccaccgaccgagtcggaggtcctggtctgtattcagaaaatgaagaatggaaaatctg ccgctttcgactctcctcaccgaggccgtcttctcaatgcgcttcgcgccgatggagtaccaggaaagttcgttcgcttgctggatgacatgaatcaacgaacaactgctgcagttcgaacaccagtcggatgtacaacaccgtttgaagtggtaactgga aacagtcgaccagtgtcctgccgacattgtcttagcaccatcagggtgcccttGACTAACTTCGAGTACGCCGaggatgttgttatattcgcgaaaagcagtacgaaacttcagcatgttgtcaaccttgtatcgaagctggctgcagcttACGGACTActcctacgccctgataaatgcaagcagatgtggatctcttcgagacctcgaacgggaatcagggtggacggacaaccgatagaactcgtcgatgagttctgttacctgggctgtatgctgaagaacaacggcagctacgagagagatgttcagcaaagatgcgttaaggccacttctgcatttaactccttaacgaaatgtctgtggtcgacccccatcaccaacgaaagcaagctgcgagtctacctatccgcaattcgccccatcatgatgtacggatcggagacttgggcagcaccatcaacggttatggagaggcttgactgcacggaacgaaagctgcttagacggctacttggttACTTTtag
- a CDS encoding hypothetical protein (NECATOR_CHRIII.G11276.T1) — translation MLKFRTAFREYNNILGVLEVSQGHPDGAKTMSAGHWSTVLRIMSAMAKLNRKGPTTAPCLTPVTTSNGVVHPTGVRTAAVVR, via the coding sequence atgctgaagtttcgtactgcttttcgcgaatataacaacatcctCGGCGTACTCGAAGTTAGTCaagggcaccctgatggtgctaagacaatgtcggcaggacactggtcgactgttcttcgcataatgtcggcgatggcgaaattgaacaggaagggtcctaccaccgccccttgtcttactccagttaccacttcaaacggtgttgtacatccgactggtgttcgaactgcagcagttgttcgttga
- a CDS encoding hypothetical protein (NECATOR_CHRIII.G11277.T1), protein MEFEKAWEDRNPRKAYALLKQYSGKMKRCSHVLSTANGVAVGEATLPIWKEHFKTLLNRLAPSAPELEHVHKPTYAVNEEPPTESEVLVCIQKMKNGKSGGDDGELAQKC, encoded by the coding sequence atggagtttgagaaggcgtgggaggacaggaacccgcgcaaagcctacgctctactaaaacagtatagcggcaaaatgaaaagatgttcccatgtcctcagcactgctaatggggtagctgtcggtgaagcaacccttccaatttggaaggaacacttcaagaccttgctgaaccggctagcaccgtcagctcctgaactcgaacacgttcataaaccgaCATATGctgttaacgaggagccaccgaccgagtcggaggtcctggtctgtattcagaaaatgaagaatggaaaatctggtggagacgacggggaattagcgcagaaatgctaa
- a CDS encoding hypothetical protein (NECATOR_CHRIII.G11275.T2), with amino-acid sequence MAKAFHTLQKGAVVQHTAKTHNLKGQLPEGSMESLATTIRFVTLNYRTLSSELQQAALSRLLRYLCVPFAALQETRMRDRTVISIENYTIYCGDADENKVGGCAIAVRNDYKNLVEEFGSTSSRCAFLRLRDRRGRNLWIVSAHAPTETAEDNSKDAFYDELNALMSKVPSQQVVIVGIDANAKMGLEQQSDVLGKWYYAADRTSDNGDRLVDLCEQTGLASTFKRNHRRHQLTWQGSTLLTPEEQRKREIRTLKLQLDYVLARNIPQSDIRKSRAVWDVAFDSDHRPVLLSFKIRFHKRNRGVPLQPKIDMAGLKDDECRRKFR; translated from the coding sequence ctgaaaggtcaactacctgaagggagcatggaatctttagcaacaaccattcgtttcgtcacgctgaactaccgaacactatcgagtgaactccaacaagccgctctatccagacttctgcgatatctctgtgtgccttttgctgcactgcaggaaacacgcatgagggatcggaccgtcatcagcatcgaaaattacaccatatactgcggcgatgctgatgagaacaaagtaggtggctgcgcgatagctgtgaggaacgattacaagaatctggtggaggaatttggctcaacgtcgtctagatgcgcctttctacgactgcgggatcgcagaggacgtaacctctggatcgtaagtgctcacgctcctacggaaaccgctgaggacaacagtaaggacgccttctatgatgaactcaatgcgttgatgtctaaagtaccaagccagcaggtggtcattgtcggaatcgacgcaaatgcgaagatgggactcgaacagcaatccgatgtgctaggaaaatggtactatgcagcggatcgcacgtcggacaacggtgaccgtctggtcgacttgtgcgaacagacgggcctcgcttccacgtttaagaggaatcatcgacgccatcagctcacgtggcaggggtcaacccttttaacgcctgaagagcagcgcaagcgggagataaggactcttaaacttcagctcgactacgttctggcgaggaacattcctcagtcagatatccgaaaatctagagctgtttgggacgtcgcgttcgactctgaccaccgtccagttcttctcagcttcaagatacggttccacaagagaaaccgaggtgttcctcttcaaccgaaaatcgacatggcaggtctgaaagacgatgaatgcagaagaaaattccgctaa